The Borrelia coriaceae DNA window TCCCATCTTACATCACTATTAATACCATAGTATTTAAGTATTTTGCATGGATTTAAAATAAAACAATTACATTTCATATATCCTAAATCAACAAACTTGTGATAATTAACATTAATATCATTGATACTAAACTGTAATTTCTTAAAGTTTGCTATGTAATAATGAAGAGATAAAAAGTAACATCCCCAGCGCTGTATCTGAAGAACTAGCTTGGAATCATCTTGTTTTACACACATCTTTAACCTTTAACCTCCTTAACCAATATTTAAGCTATCCATCAAAACCCCTAATCTCATCACATCATCAAACAAATACAACATCCGATCTAAAAACATAGATAATTTAAATGATTTATTTACAAAGATACTCTTCTTAGTAATCTTGGTGATTCCACATTCAAAAGCTTCTTCATAATCTTCTTTGCAAAATCCCAAAAACACATCTAGACACCACTTAGCATTTTTGATAGAAAACCTTTGATCACTAAGTTTTTCAAATATAGTGTCTCCACACTTATATTTCCTATTAAAGAAAATATCTTCAAAATCATCACTATTCCTAATAATTTCTTTTAAAATCTCACGCTTAGAGATAAGCTTACCCAAATTTAAACTCCTTGACTTTTAATCATTAAAATGGAATATCTTCATAAAACTCTTCTTTAGAGTTAATATAACTAGTTTTTTCAACATTATTATGTGAGGTTAAAACTTGAATCTCATCAACTAAAATACTGTACTTACTTTTATTCTCACCAGTACGCTTACAAGACCAACTCTCATGACGCAATGACCCATTAATTACAACTTGTGCTCCTTTGATAAGGAGTGAAACTAAACTCTCATCCCTATTACCAAATAGAATACAATCAAAAAAT harbors:
- a CDS encoding DUF261 family protein, which gives rise to MCVKQDDSKLVLQIQRWGCYFLSLHYYIANFKKLQFSINDINVNYHKFVDLGYMKCNCFILNPCKILKYYGINSDVRWEHHSYKCKLNEFEISEVKIKGIQGYHFMATNNSLVCYDSLCLDGKGKEYQVTSKRVFNKI
- a CDS encoding single-stranded DNA-binding protein → MFDINSLSMSGRLTRDCEFIHLGNKIPTLKFTLANNRGFKKDDKFTNHAQFFDCILFGNRDESLVSLLIKGAQVVINGSLRHESWSCKRTGENKSKYSILVDEIQVLTSHNNVEKTSYINSKEEFYEDIPF